The Mucilaginibacter terrenus genome has a segment encoding these proteins:
- a CDS encoding glycosyltransferase, protein MIELIRFIFWLLFSLVFIYLGVYSLYLFVFSVTGKLIIKKAPPVARGFKKFVIYICAYKEDAIILNSAAQALTIDYPKDKFHVCVIADSMQPETIVKLKEMPLQVVEVVFESSTKSKALHKGIANTEEGFDAAVVFDIDNIAAPDYLHHINNYLYAGDVVIQGHRVAKNTETPVAILDAISEEVNNHIFRKAQRVFNLSAAIIGSGMALEYRLFKDTMAKIDAVGGFDKEMGLVLTRQKIHVAYADAALIYDEKVSNPEVFKKQRRRWLSAQFNLLKTYGATGFTELFRRGNFDYFNEIYQTAILPRILMLGLMPFMLLVSIIFPGVGPTWQAWATATALCYIGILVAIPGQFFNGKLLGAVMKLPLIFFTMVMLLFKLKGANKKFIHTPHNPTSH, encoded by the coding sequence AGCTTATACCTGTTCGTATTCTCAGTTACCGGTAAGCTAATCATCAAAAAGGCACCACCGGTTGCCCGCGGATTTAAGAAGTTTGTAATTTATATCTGCGCTTATAAAGAGGACGCTATAATACTGAATTCCGCAGCACAGGCACTTACAATTGATTACCCCAAGGACAAGTTCCATGTGTGTGTGATAGCCGATTCTATGCAGCCGGAGACAATTGTAAAGCTTAAAGAGATGCCGTTGCAAGTGGTTGAGGTGGTTTTTGAGAGCAGCACCAAGTCAAAAGCATTGCACAAAGGCATAGCTAACACGGAAGAAGGTTTCGATGCCGCCGTGGTATTTGACATTGACAATATTGCCGCCCCGGATTATCTGCATCATATCAACAATTATCTTTATGCTGGCGATGTAGTAATACAGGGCCATCGTGTAGCCAAAAACACAGAGACACCTGTAGCCATACTGGACGCAATAAGTGAAGAAGTAAATAATCACATTTTCCGCAAAGCGCAGCGTGTATTTAATTTGTCCGCGGCAATAATAGGATCAGGCATGGCGCTTGAGTACCGGTTGTTTAAGGACACTATGGCCAAAATAGATGCCGTCGGCGGCTTTGACAAAGAAATGGGCCTGGTACTTACCCGCCAGAAAATACATGTAGCGTATGCTGACGCCGCGCTGATTTATGATGAAAAAGTAAGCAACCCAGAGGTATTTAAAAAACAACGGCGCAGGTGGTTATCTGCTCAATTTAACCTGCTTAAAACTTACGGTGCTACTGGCTTTACAGAGCTATTTAGACGCGGTAATTTCGACTACTTTAACGAAATCTATCAAACAGCCATATTACCCAGGATATTGATGCTTGGCTTAATGCCGTTTATGCTGCTGGTGTCTATCATCTTCCCCGGCGTCGGCCCTACCTGGCAGGCCTGGGCTACTGCAACTGCATTATGCTACATCGGCATCTTAGTGGCTATACCGGGACAATTCTTTAACGGTAAATTGTTAGGCGCTGTAATGAAGCTCCCTTTGATCTTCTTTACTATGGTCATGCTGTTGTTTAAACTTAAGGGTGCCAACAAGAAGTTTATCCATACACCACACAACCCAACCAGCCACTGA